GAATATACAGCTACGTTTAAAGTACTCGGAGACCTTAGGAGTTTACTCACCCTTCAGGCAGACGGCCTTCTTACCAGACATATCCCTCATAGTGGATACCTCTGCAGTGGGCAGGAGCTTGAACGACGACAGGTACAAACAGCTTACCATACCTGGTTTTACCTACAGGAATACGGACGATACACCCAACGTAAACAGAGGCTTTAACCTCAACTATGCGGAGCTCTACCTTTACGCTCCTGTGGATCCGTACTTTGACCTTTATGCCACCATACCCTTTTCGGAACACGGTTCAGAGTTGGAGGAGGCATACGCAGTAACCAGAGGCCTGCCGGGTGGTTTGCAGGTAAAGCTTGGGAAGTTTAGAAGCTCCTTCGGTAGGTTGAACTCTCTTCACCCACACGTCTGGGACTTTGTAGATGCTCCTTTGGTATACAGGGTTTTCCTCGGGGATGATGGACTGGTAGAGAAGGGCATTCAGGTAAACTGGCTAGCTCCTCTACCCTTCTACCTGCTGTTTGGTGCTGAGGTCCTGCAGGGTGAAAACCAGGAAAGCTTCGGAACGGATGGTTTTCAAGTTGGAAGCTTTAGCGTCTCTAGCACCAGGAAGCCAAACCTCTACGTGGGCTTTGTGAAGACCTCCTTTGACTTGGGGAACCTTTCCGTACTTACTGGCCTCTCTTTAGCCACAGGACACGCTAGGAACGCAAGCGAAGGCTTTGCCGGGAGGACCAGGCTTTACGGTTTTGACCTCACAGCCAAGTACTTCATAGACTCCTACAGGTACTTGGCTTTCCAGACGGAGTACCTTTACAGGGATCAAAAGGGTCAGATTTACGATGGGACTAACAGCACGGTCCAGGACGTATCCAAAAAGCAGGGTGGACTGTATGCCCAAGTTGTCTGGAGGTTTGATCCACGTTGGAGGGTAGGCCTAAGGTACGACCTTATAGACAAAAACTCAGTGA
The DNA window shown above is from Thermocrinis minervae and carries:
- a CDS encoding TonB-dependent receptor gives rise to the protein MKKVCLLLALFGSFAFAKDDVQELKKEIELLKKRLDELERRLKEAEAAKKEAKEYVQTQRPESADRNIQLRLKYSETLGVYSPFRQTAFLPDISLIVDTSAVGRSLNDDRYKQLTIPGFTYRNTDDTPNVNRGFNLNYAELYLYAPVDPYFDLYATIPFSEHGSELEEAYAVTRGLPGGLQVKLGKFRSSFGRLNSLHPHVWDFVDAPLVYRVFLGDDGLVEKGIQVNWLAPLPFYLLFGAEVLQGENQESFGTDGFQVGSFSVSSTRKPNLYVGFVKTSFDLGNLSVLTGLSLATGHARNASEGFAGRTRLYGFDLTAKYFIDSYRYLAFQTEYLYRDQKGQIYDGTNSTVQDVSKKQGGLYAQVVWRFDPRWRVGLRYDLIDKNSVTGMQTYKNLYAYYGMLEYNPTEFSRIRFQVGQNRAFFEGTNRKTVNEVILQFNFAIGAHGAHPF